Proteins from one Paenibacillus amylolyticus genomic window:
- a CDS encoding discoidin domain-containing protein, whose protein sequence is MATVGDQLALPESGWRRYDDTHAGLNYTGSWYKVTGDKYFKGSVNVTTRAADNNYVSFSFYGTKVRIISDIAQDRHSDNTITVDGVTESFNTYKSGTAVLKAVVYEKTNLPLGFHKVTITVGHNRTNFIMDAIDIDETGYLYGHALIVPEDGWKRYDDAEPFISYTGFTQRNNAVTGAYEGKSSYNANGSAVGEVVISFVGTKVRIISSSTNTSRAESVSVSIDGNVETFTARTTTNQVQALVYEKTGLPYGTHTVKIFDFNGVVIGSSAAAFGLDAIDIDSEGWLVRSIGSEMLTPDEGWKRYDDSHPAFLYLGENWIFQTQTATPTLYNATHHYSARGMGGNEVRFKFYGTKMRLISSIGVTFANDISVVIDGVSEKFSAKIAANAATTDERQRLTYEKTNLPLGIHEVKLISGTNGDWRLDIDAIDIDSTGRLYHPDEVTDPIDLTIGKRIRCYYSTNNGVVGNFAFFGQETAPFIRTSAGAGGDLYFICVDKDRAGRLKLIADRNIQHSISWDTINASGVASGSGAPLPKKGYYISMIPAMTSNTTPQGVAAASTTYSASLEAWKAFDKNTSDAGWLMENSKWNGAWISYTFPQPKVINKYGIKGPNSNASTDGAKSWRFEGSNDGTSWIVLDTKTNQPAWSAGEYREYVFTNKDTYITYRLIFTANNGGAYVRTMAVDMFQFIEEDLMPSVDASIFRLPTGGINSSDKDNEWDMYIVNSTLNGTIIAGDDNVWNYSGGSSWTSTTNTAGSANRTGRGASGNAGASGYNPTSYIAAATATGFRPLLEIEILPISRSFIHHNGAYKKYQTEVLTWNTITATLPSEDTFINDGMGNLSVLDRKNEDFVQNMTANGSIGSGKLFKGSIDLKKYIEITNVNVK, encoded by the coding sequence ATGGCTACAGTAGGAGACCAGCTGGCACTACCAGAATCAGGATGGAGACGTTATGATGATACACATGCGGGATTGAATTATACAGGAAGTTGGTACAAAGTAACTGGGGATAAGTATTTCAAAGGCAGTGTGAATGTAACAACCAGAGCCGCAGATAACAACTATGTTTCATTTAGTTTTTATGGAACGAAGGTCAGGATCATATCTGACATTGCACAAGATAGACATTCTGATAATACGATTACTGTAGATGGTGTCACTGAATCATTTAATACATATAAATCGGGAACTGCTGTATTAAAAGCAGTCGTTTATGAAAAAACGAACTTACCTCTTGGATTTCACAAAGTTACAATTACGGTAGGGCATAATCGTACTAACTTCATCATGGATGCTATAGATATTGATGAGACAGGTTACTTATATGGGCATGCTTTAATAGTGCCTGAAGATGGTTGGAAAAGGTATGATGATGCTGAGCCATTCATCAGCTACACGGGGTTTACTCAAAGAAACAATGCCGTTACTGGTGCATATGAAGGGAAAAGCTCATATAATGCAAATGGATCTGCTGTAGGGGAAGTGGTTATCTCTTTTGTAGGGACTAAGGTAAGAATTATCTCTTCATCTACCAATACAAGTAGAGCTGAGAGCGTATCTGTTTCTATTGATGGTAATGTTGAGACGTTTACAGCGAGAACCACCACGAATCAAGTACAAGCGCTTGTATATGAAAAAACTGGTCTCCCTTACGGTACACATACAGTAAAGATTTTCGACTTCAATGGAGTAGTGATTGGATCTTCTGCCGCCGCTTTCGGGCTAGATGCTATAGACATTGATTCTGAAGGTTGGCTAGTAAGATCAATTGGATCTGAAATGTTAACACCAGATGAAGGATGGAAGAGATATGATGATAGTCATCCTGCTTTTCTTTATCTCGGAGAGAATTGGATATTTCAAACTCAAACAGCAACGCCAACTCTGTACAATGCAACCCACCACTATTCTGCAAGAGGAATGGGCGGCAATGAAGTTAGGTTTAAATTTTACGGAACGAAAATGAGACTAATATCAAGTATAGGTGTCACTTTTGCAAATGATATTTCAGTCGTCATTGATGGAGTTAGTGAGAAATTTAGTGCAAAAATAGCGGCGAATGCGGCAACAACAGATGAAAGACAGCGGCTAACTTACGAAAAAACCAATCTGCCATTAGGTATCCATGAAGTTAAGCTTATCAGCGGAACTAACGGAGATTGGAGATTAGATATTGATGCTATAGATATCGATTCCACAGGTCGTTTATATCATCCAGACGAAGTAACTGATCCGATAGATCTCACTATTGGCAAGCGGATTCGCTGTTACTACTCTACAAATAATGGAGTGGTGGGAAATTTTGCGTTCTTTGGTCAAGAGACAGCGCCATTTATTAGAACTTCTGCTGGTGCAGGTGGAGACTTGTATTTTATTTGTGTAGACAAAGATCGTGCTGGTCGATTGAAACTTATTGCAGATCGAAACATTCAGCATAGTATTAGTTGGGATACAATAAATGCAAGCGGTGTTGCTTCTGGTAGTGGAGCTCCACTTCCGAAGAAAGGATACTATATTAGCATGATTCCAGCAATGACCTCCAATACAACTCCCCAAGGTGTAGCGGCGGCAAGCACAACTTACAGTGCATCCCTTGAAGCATGGAAGGCTTTTGATAAAAATACCTCAGATGCAGGATGGCTCATGGAGAATAGCAAGTGGAACGGAGCTTGGATCAGCTATACATTTCCACAACCAAAAGTTATTAATAAATATGGCATAAAAGGACCGAATTCTAATGCAAGTACGGATGGCGCTAAGAGTTGGAGGTTCGAGGGATCTAATGATGGAACTAGTTGGATTGTGCTTGACACCAAGACCAATCAACCAGCATGGTCAGCAGGAGAATATCGGGAGTATGTGTTTACAAATAAAGACACTTATATAACATATCGCTTAATATTCACTGCAAATAATGGTGGAGCGTACGTTCGAACGATGGCCGTTGATATGTTCCAATTTATTGAAGAAGACTTAATGCCAAGTGTAGATGCATCAATTTTTAGACTCCCTACTGGCGGTATCAATTCTAGTGACAAAGATAACGAGTGGGATATGTACATTGTAAACTCAACACTGAATGGAACGATCATTGCTGGTGACGACAACGTGTGGAATTATAGTGGTGGATCTTCATGGACGTCCACAACTAATACCGCTGGTTCGGCAAACAGAACAGGGCGAGGTGCAAGTGGCAATGCAGGAGCAAGTGGATATAATCCAACTTCTTATATTGCGGCGGCAACTGCTACTGGATTCAGACCATTACTTGAAATTGAAATTCTTCCAATCAGCAGATCCTTCATCCATCATAATGGGGCGTATAAGAAATACCAAACTGAAGTTTTAACTTGGAATACAATTACAGCAACTTTACCATCAGAGGACACTTTTATTAATGACGGAATGGGTAATCTTTCTGTTTTAGATAGAAAAAATGAAGATTTCGTTCAGAATATGACTGCCAATGGATCGATTGGATCAGGCAAGTTATTCAAAGGAAGTATCGATCTAAAAAAATATATCGAAATAACAAATGTAAATGTGAAGTAG